The Deinococcus sp. Marseille-Q6407 genome has a window encoding:
- a CDS encoding transposase, which translates to MYKQASGERVRIFAQQVLDIPETLYQRRSLEASLHLFHSPGQKTKFSQAEGASPSALSRFFNVYDWDSDRCWDETQDIQWRILLDVAHSKRRPRLRLSVDLTTVEKVGTQLPFVSVYNGRHGIHLVVLFAEYGELKFPISYRVYQGKHTSTPVTLALDLLEEVPDFIKKRFRVRVLADSGFEAAVFLEGVQRLGFEFVVGVRSNRRTDHPGRVTVADCPHGGYVNLANWPLETLSLGRMDRGDREFFAVSSELLEGDEIVAEGAHRWGVESFFKEGKHQFGLAQFALRTARGLDRWILMVFLAFTLTMLYRSEALILKEAARLALYALFPVVRLNHLLSQLQKEREFLLQHGYSLSYARCKL; encoded by the coding sequence GTGTACAAACAGGCTTCAGGGGAGCGCGTCCGTATTTTCGCACAGCAGGTTCTGGATATTCCAGAGACGCTGTACCAACGGCGAAGCCTGGAGGCTTCGCTGCACCTCTTCCACAGTCCAGGTCAGAAGACCAAGTTCAGCCAGGCTGAAGGAGCCAGCCCCAGTGCACTGAGTCGCTTCTTCAACGTCTATGACTGGGATTCAGACCGTTGCTGGGACGAGACGCAGGACATCCAGTGGCGCATTTTGTTGGACGTAGCTCACTCCAAACGCCGACCTCGGTTGCGGCTCAGTGTGGATCTGACCACGGTGGAAAAGGTGGGAACTCAGTTGCCCTTTGTCAGTGTGTACAACGGTAGACATGGCATCCACCTGGTCGTCCTGTTTGCCGAGTATGGGGAACTGAAGTTCCCCATTTCTTACCGGGTCTACCAGGGCAAGCACACCAGCACGCCCGTCACTCTGGCGCTCGACCTACTGGAAGAGGTGCCGGACTTCATCAAGAAACGTTTCCGGGTACGTGTCCTAGCGGACAGCGGCTTTGAAGCCGCTGTTTTTCTGGAAGGCGTGCAGCGTCTAGGTTTCGAGTTCGTGGTGGGTGTGCGGAGCAACCGACGCACGGATCATCCTGGGCGGGTGACAGTGGCGGATTGTCCGCACGGAGGGTATGTCAACCTCGCCAATTGGCCTCTGGAAACGCTGTCTCTGGGGAGGATGGACCGTGGGGACCGCGAATTCTTCGCGGTGTCGTCTGAACTGCTGGAGGGGGACGAGATCGTTGCTGAGGGTGCGCATCGCTGGGGGGTGGAATCCTTCTTTAAGGAAGGTAAGCACCAGTTTGGGTTGGCGCAGTTCGCGCTGCGAACTGCCAGGGGTCTGGACCGCTGGATTTTGATGGTCTTCCTGGCCTTCACCCTGACCATGCTGTACCGCTCAGAGGCCCTGATCTTGAAGGAAGCTGCACGCTTGGCTCTCTACGCCTTGTTCCCCGTAGTCAGGCTCAACCATCTTCTGAGTCAGCTCCAAAAAGAACGAGAATTTCTTCTCCAGCACGGCTATTCGCTCAGCTATGCAAGGTGCAAGTTATGA
- the ruvA gene encoding Holliday junction branch migration protein RuvA produces MIVFISGTVREVRPGSAVLQTGGLGYEVHCPQSTLARLKTGEVAELHTRFIVREDAQLLFGFHDADSAQLFDLVTGVSGVGPKLGLALLSAMPVPTLAQGILDGDAKLLSSVSGVGKKTAERLILEVQGKVPAHLAVPAKGGGKPVMMSTAGADATDALLALGFREAQVRTVVASLLADDPEQTADALIRRGLGQLR; encoded by the coding sequence GTGATTGTTTTCATCTCGGGCACCGTGCGCGAAGTGCGCCCTGGCAGTGCCGTTCTGCAAACCGGGGGCCTGGGCTATGAGGTCCACTGTCCACAGTCCACCCTGGCGCGGCTCAAGACCGGCGAGGTGGCCGAGCTGCACACCCGCTTCATCGTGCGTGAGGACGCTCAGCTGCTGTTCGGCTTTCATGATGCCGACAGCGCCCAGCTGTTCGACCTGGTGACCGGGGTCAGCGGCGTGGGCCCCAAGCTGGGGCTGGCGCTGCTCTCGGCCATGCCGGTGCCGACCCTGGCGCAGGGCATTCTGGACGGCGACGCCAAGCTGCTCTCCAGCGTGAGCGGCGTGGGCAAGAAAACGGCCGAGCGTCTGATTCTGGAAGTGCAGGGCAAGGTGCCCGCGCACCTCGCAGTGCCGGCCAAGGGCGGCGGCAAGCCGGTGATGATGAGCACCGCCGGTGCCGACGCCACCGACGCCCTGCTGGCACTGGGCTTCCGCGAGGCGCAGGTGCGGACCGTGGTGGCTTCTCTGCTGGCCGACGACCCCGAACAGACCGCCGACGCCCTGATTCGCCGCGGCCTGGGACAGCTGCGATGA
- a CDS encoding low temperature requirement protein A codes for MTQNSPKDGVDVENQDIEQEDISLNTGTVNRGQLTSEDQKVSWLELFFDLIFVTSFDQLAKRLGDSFAPENILIFLLMFSALWTVWSGNTLFLARFGNQHRIYRLGTLVELLTLGVLSLTLRGDLNDTGWLFSAAYAFNRFTLVTMYLLLARSEPGAARLAQLTAAGLALSGVLWLLSIPTTGTLTLVLWALALLVTVVTPLITQRYYHDALPHHEHLPERVGLLQIIALGGIVTEAVAGGRQQEMAALDQAPTLLALIACIALFRLYFDQSRALPVLVANLRSSGSAVMAWMYAHLPLTIAIMMLGVGFGHGIAYEDEHHDLLNLNLVAWSLSAIFASLALVRYSASRLINVPSLDRSMLALLVGAAVSAALALGHLGTLSLHFATALVTIAAAVVTATDPASARLGATEERILEKHAGED; via the coding sequence ATGACCCAGAACAGCCCCAAAGACGGCGTTGATGTCGAGAACCAGGATATTGAGCAGGAGGATATTTCACTCAATACCGGCACGGTGAACCGTGGCCAGCTGACTTCCGAGGACCAGAAAGTCAGCTGGCTGGAACTGTTCTTCGACCTGATTTTCGTGACGTCCTTCGACCAGCTGGCCAAGCGGCTGGGCGACAGTTTCGCGCCGGAAAACATCCTGATTTTCCTGCTGATGTTCTCGGCCTTGTGGACCGTCTGGTCGGGCAACACCCTTTTTTTGGCGCGCTTTGGCAACCAGCACCGGATCTACCGCCTGGGCACGCTGGTGGAGCTGCTGACGCTGGGAGTGCTCAGCCTGACCCTGCGCGGCGACCTGAACGACACCGGCTGGCTGTTTTCGGCCGCCTACGCTTTTAACCGCTTTACCCTGGTCACCATGTACCTGCTGCTGGCCCGCAGCGAGCCGGGGGCAGCGCGGCTGGCCCAGCTGACGGCCGCCGGGCTGGCACTCTCGGGGGTGCTGTGGCTGCTGAGTATTCCCACCACCGGCACCCTGACGCTGGTGCTGTGGGCGCTGGCCCTGCTGGTAACGGTGGTGACGCCCCTGATCACTCAGCGCTATTACCACGACGCTCTGCCGCATCACGAGCACCTGCCCGAGCGGGTGGGACTGCTGCAAATCATCGCGCTGGGCGGCATCGTGACCGAGGCGGTGGCCGGTGGGCGCCAGCAGGAGATGGCGGCTCTGGATCAGGCGCCCACGCTGCTGGCCCTGATCGCCTGTATCGCGCTATTCCGGCTGTATTTCGACCAATCACGCGCGCTGCCAGTGCTGGTGGCGAACCTGCGCTCCAGCGGCAGCGCGGTGATGGCCTGGATGTACGCCCACCTGCCGCTGACCATCGCCATCATGATGCTGGGAGTGGGCTTTGGGCACGGCATCGCCTATGAGGACGAGCACCACGACCTGCTGAACCTGAATCTGGTGGCCTGGTCGCTGAGCGCCATCTTCGCTTCGCTGGCCCTGGTTCGCTACAGCGCCTCGCGGCTGATCAACGTGCCGTCGCTGGACCGCTCCATGCTGGCGCTGCTGGTCGGTGCCGCTGTCAGTGCCGCGCTGGCCCTCGGCCACCTGGGCACCCTGTCCCTGCACTTTGCCACCGCTCTGGTGACGATTGCAGCGGCGGTGGTCACGGCCACCGACCCGGCTTCGGCGCGGCTGGGCGCCACCGAGGAACGCATTCTGGAAAAACACGCTGGCGAGGACTGA
- the ligA gene encoding NAD-dependent DNA ligase LigA: MSAELQSQPQPLTHSEYLVQRAELERHNRAYYEQDDPEIPDDEYDALARRVRAAEAEHPDWAATGSPTAAVGGAVSSAFEAVEHPTPMTSLDNAFNDEEVAGWQERLARSLNMDPAGADFRYTGELKIDGLSVDLYYRDGQLQWAATRGNGRTGEKVTAQVLTIPGLPQQLPGLEGELEVRGEVYLAREDFAAFNAHAEELGEPLLKNPRNGAAGALRQKDPEITRSRGLKAIFYALGKRDGVPVCTQWEVLEWLAAQGFPTSPYSRPLADLKEALAYHAEMTAQRPDLPFDADGTVIKLDDLRLEEEAGFTSRAPRWAIAYKFPVEEVETVLESITVGVGRTGKITPLAHLEPRLIEGSTVSKATLHNEDFVREMDLRIGDTVVVRKSGGVIPQIMRVLTDRRPASAEPFAFPTHCPECGHALVRSEGDANTYCPNPACPAQQFERLSYFVSREAMDIRGVGERLIRQLLAEGLVHDAADFYALSAEQLAGLERSGEKKAANILAQLEASKTRPLWRVINALGIQHVGARVSQALAAEFGTPERLLAADVAAVAAVPGLGEVIAENLVAALHDPAMQNLLHRLAAAGVRPPETVQERGTALSGLSFVITGTLSQPREHYKALLEAQGARVTGSVTGKTSYLLAGEDAGSKLERAQQLGTAILDEDGLEALLTARLQENR, from the coding sequence ATGTCCGCCGAGCTACAGTCACAGCCCCAGCCGCTGACCCATTCGGAATACCTTGTCCAGCGCGCCGAACTTGAGCGCCATAACCGTGCCTACTACGAGCAGGACGACCCCGAGATCCCCGACGACGAATACGACGCCCTGGCCCGGCGGGTCCGGGCCGCTGAAGCAGAGCATCCCGACTGGGCGGCGACCGGCAGCCCCACCGCCGCAGTTGGCGGAGCGGTCAGCAGCGCGTTTGAGGCTGTAGAGCACCCTACCCCGATGACCAGCCTGGACAACGCCTTTAACGATGAGGAGGTGGCCGGCTGGCAGGAGCGGCTGGCCCGCTCGCTGAACATGGACCCGGCCGGCGCCGACTTTCGTTACACCGGCGAGCTAAAAATTGACGGTCTGAGCGTGGACCTGTATTACCGCGACGGCCAGCTGCAGTGGGCCGCCACCCGTGGCAACGGCCGCACCGGGGAAAAGGTGACGGCCCAGGTGCTGACCATTCCTGGTTTGCCGCAGCAGCTGCCGGGCCTAGAAGGCGAGCTGGAGGTACGCGGCGAAGTGTACCTGGCCCGCGAGGATTTCGCGGCGTTCAATGCCCACGCCGAGGAACTGGGCGAGCCGCTGCTGAAAAACCCTCGCAACGGCGCAGCCGGCGCCCTGCGGCAAAAAGACCCTGAAATCACCCGCAGCCGTGGCCTCAAGGCCATCTTTTACGCGCTGGGCAAGCGCGACGGCGTTCCGGTCTGCACCCAGTGGGAGGTGCTGGAGTGGCTGGCGGCCCAGGGCTTTCCGACCAGCCCCTATTCCCGCCCGCTGGCCGACCTGAAGGAAGCCCTGGCTTATCACGCCGAGATGACGGCGCAGCGCCCGGATCTGCCTTTCGACGCCGACGGCACCGTGATCAAGCTGGATGATCTACGGCTGGAAGAGGAAGCCGGCTTTACCAGCCGTGCCCCCCGCTGGGCCATCGCCTACAAATTCCCGGTCGAGGAAGTCGAAACGGTGCTGGAAAGCATCACGGTGGGCGTGGGCCGCACCGGCAAGATCACCCCGCTGGCTCACCTTGAGCCGCGCCTGATTGAGGGCAGCACCGTCAGCAAAGCCACGCTGCACAACGAGGACTTTGTGCGGGAGATGGACCTCCGCATCGGAGACACGGTGGTGGTCCGCAAGTCGGGCGGGGTGATTCCGCAGATTATGCGGGTGCTGACCGACCGCCGGCCGGCCAGCGCAGAGCCGTTTGCCTTTCCGACTCACTGCCCCGAATGCGGCCATGCCCTGGTCCGCTCGGAAGGTGACGCCAATACTTACTGCCCCAACCCGGCTTGCCCGGCGCAGCAGTTCGAGCGCCTGAGCTATTTCGTCAGCCGCGAGGCGATGGACATTCGCGGTGTGGGCGAGCGCCTGATCCGGCAACTGCTGGCCGAAGGGCTGGTGCACGACGCCGCCGACTTCTACGCCCTGAGCGCCGAGCAACTGGCTGGTCTGGAACGCAGCGGCGAGAAGAAAGCAGCCAACATCTTGGCGCAGCTGGAAGCCAGCAAGACCCGGCCGCTGTGGCGAGTCATCAATGCGCTGGGCATTCAGCATGTGGGCGCCCGCGTATCGCAGGCACTGGCCGCCGAATTCGGCACACCCGAGCGCCTGCTGGCCGCCGACGTCGCCGCAGTGGCCGCCGTTCCAGGGCTGGGCGAGGTGATTGCCGAGAATCTGGTGGCGGCCCTGCATGACCCCGCCATGCAGAACCTGCTACATCGGCTGGCCGCGGCCGGAGTGCGCCCACCCGAAACGGTGCAGGAACGCGGCACTGCCCTGAGTGGCCTCAGCTTCGTGATTACCGGCACCCTCAGCCAGCCGCGCGAACACTATAAAGCCCTGCTGGAAGCCCAGGGCGCCCGGGTCACTGGCAGCGTGACCGGCAAAACCAGCTATCTCCTGGCTGGCGAGGACGCCGGGTCCAAGCTGGAGCGGGCGCAGCAGCTGGGAACGGCCATCTTGGACGAAGATGGGCTGGAAGCGTTGCTCACTGCGCGGCTTCAGGAGAACCGCTAG
- a CDS encoding tetratricopeptide repeat protein, translating to MDFSSTGAFGLPSFLWNIVLFLNVICLVHALITRNWLWAAFLAFGVFVSQGGLFVTLFYLFTELLPALQGSGTRTRRAVRQTMQNGVEAVKPLETKITEAQQALTRSDTLAHRSQLAHLLTRAGRLDEAQATLQPLLDGLYRDDPVVLLAAAQLDLAQGQPAQAEQKLTQVELQTSAATRTQALTLLAEAQTQQGNVSGAEASYQEAMQAATTEEPRARYAEFLLQQGRPEEAQAVVDRLLQIENEATPLYRRQEREWFELAGRLRRQLRR from the coding sequence ATGGATTTTTCCAGTACCGGGGCCTTTGGCCTGCCCAGTTTCCTCTGGAACATCGTCCTGTTCCTGAACGTCATCTGTCTGGTTCACGCGCTAATTACCCGCAACTGGCTGTGGGCGGCTTTCCTGGCGTTCGGGGTTTTCGTCTCGCAGGGCGGCCTGTTTGTGACGCTGTTTTACCTGTTCACCGAACTGCTGCCAGCCTTGCAGGGGAGTGGCACCCGCACCCGCCGCGCTGTCCGGCAGACCATGCAGAACGGTGTGGAAGCAGTCAAGCCGCTGGAAACCAAGATCACGGAGGCGCAGCAGGCCCTGACCCGCAGCGACACTCTGGCCCACCGCAGTCAGCTGGCGCACCTGCTGACCCGCGCCGGCCGGCTGGATGAGGCGCAGGCCACCTTGCAACCTTTGCTGGACGGCCTCTACCGCGACGACCCGGTGGTGCTGCTGGCAGCTGCCCAGCTGGATCTGGCCCAGGGACAGCCGGCGCAGGCCGAACAGAAGCTGACCCAGGTAGAGTTGCAGACCTCGGCAGCCACCCGCACCCAGGCCCTGACCCTGCTGGCCGAAGCCCAGACGCAGCAGGGCAACGTCAGCGGGGCCGAAGCCAGCTATCAGGAGGCCATGCAGGCCGCCACCACCGAGGAGCCGCGTGCCCGCTACGCCGAATTTCTGCTGCAGCAGGGCCGCCCTGAGGAGGCGCAGGCTGTGGTAGACCGCCTGCTCCAGATTGAGAATGAGGCCACCCCACTCTACCGCCGGCAGGAACGCGAATGGTTCGAGCTGGCTGGGCGACTGCGCCGGCAACTGCGCCGCTAA
- the rplL gene encoding 50S ribosomal protein L7/L12, which produces MAYDKQALIDQLSQLTIMELADLIDGLKETWGVEAVVAAGGAAGGAAAPAAEEKDEFDVVLVDAGSSKINVIKEIRAITGLGLKEAKDMAEKGGAVKEAASKDEANKIKEQLEAAGAKVELK; this is translated from the coding sequence ATGGCATACGACAAACAAGCTCTGATCGACCAACTCAGCCAACTGACCATCATGGAACTCGCCGACCTGATCGACGGCCTGAAGGAAACCTGGGGCGTTGAAGCCGTTGTGGCTGCTGGCGGCGCTGCCGGCGGCGCTGCTGCTCCCGCTGCCGAAGAAAAAGACGAGTTCGACGTGGTGCTGGTTGATGCCGGCTCCAGCAAGATCAACGTCATTAAGGAAATCCGCGCCATCACCGGCCTGGGCCTGAAGGAAGCCAAGGATATGGCTGAAAAGGGCGGCGCCGTGAAGGAAGCCGCTTCCAAGGACGAAGCCAACAAGATCAAGGAGCAGCTGGAAGCTGCTGGTGCCAAGGTCGAACTGAAGTAA
- the rplJ gene encoding 50S ribosomal protein L10 produces MANERNQKSLSDLQQSLTGVESFYLVDYQGLSAGQLSKLRQDIREKGGQMIVAKNTLIHLALQSTEQDFSDILAGPSALVLASEDPAGVAKALSDVAKGNDAGIPAFKGGFVEGNRVDTAVITKLASLGSKQSLQAEMVGVLSTHLATFIGTLEAYKDKLDAEGAAS; encoded by the coding sequence ATGGCCAATGAGCGTAACCAAAAAAGCCTGAGTGACCTGCAGCAGAGCCTGACTGGCGTGGAATCGTTCTACCTGGTGGACTACCAGGGTCTGAGCGCTGGACAGCTGTCCAAACTGCGTCAGGATATCCGTGAAAAGGGCGGCCAGATGATCGTGGCCAAGAACACCCTGATTCACCTGGCCCTGCAAAGCACCGAACAGGACTTCTCCGACATTCTCGCTGGACCCAGCGCCCTGGTGCTGGCCAGTGAAGACCCCGCTGGCGTGGCCAAGGCCCTCAGTGACGTGGCCAAGGGCAACGACGCCGGCATTCCCGCTTTCAAGGGCGGCTTTGTCGAAGGCAACCGCGTAGACACTGCCGTGATCACCAAGCTGGCCTCGCTGGGCAGCAAGCAGAGCCTGCAGGCCGAAATGGTCGGCGTGCTCTCCACCCACCTGGCGACCTTCATCGGTACCCTGGAAGCCTACAAAGACAAGCTGGACGCCGAAGGCGCCGCTTCTTAA
- the rplA gene encoding 50S ribosomal protein L1: protein MPKHGKRYRALKDKVDRSRQYPISEAAGLVKELANAKFDETVEVHFRLGIDPRKSDQSVRGTVALPHGTGRDVRVAVITRGDNVAAAEAAGADVVGSEDLIDRIAGGFMDFDAVVATPDMMAQVGQKLARLLGPRGLLPNPKSGTVGTNVEEMVRGLKTGRIEFRNDKTGVIHAPIGKASFEADALAANYTALVRALEAARPGATKGIFLRSAYLTSTMGPSVQLSLSAAAQAQG from the coding sequence ATGCCTAAGCATGGTAAGCGTTACCGCGCCCTGAAAGACAAGGTGGACCGCAGCCGGCAGTACCCCATCAGCGAAGCCGCCGGTCTGGTTAAGGAACTGGCCAACGCCAAGTTCGACGAAACCGTGGAAGTGCACTTCCGCCTGGGCATTGACCCCCGCAAGAGCGACCAGAGCGTGCGCGGCACCGTGGCCCTGCCTCACGGCACCGGCCGTGACGTGCGCGTGGCCGTGATCACCCGTGGCGACAACGTGGCCGCTGCTGAAGCTGCCGGTGCCGACGTGGTGGGCAGCGAAGACCTGATCGACCGCATCGCGGGTGGCTTCATGGACTTCGACGCCGTGGTGGCTACCCCCGATATGATGGCCCAGGTTGGCCAGAAGCTGGCCCGTCTGCTGGGCCCGCGTGGTCTGCTGCCTAACCCCAAGAGCGGCACCGTCGGTACCAACGTGGAAGAAATGGTGCGCGGTCTGAAGACCGGCCGCATCGAATTCCGCAACGACAAGACCGGCGTGATTCACGCTCCGATCGGCAAGGCCAGCTTCGAAGCCGACGCCCTGGCGGCCAACTACACCGCCCTGGTGCGTGCTCTGGAAGCCGCCCGTCCCGGCGCGACCAAGGGGATTTTCCTGCGCAGCGCCTACCTGACAAGCACCATGGGCCCCAGTGTTCAGCTGAGCCTCAGTGCCGCTGCTCAGGCCCAGGGCTGA
- the rplK gene encoding 50S ribosomal protein L11 yields MKKVLGIVKLQLPAGKATPAPPVGPALGQYGANIMEFAKAFNAQTADKGDAIIPVEITIYADRSFTFITKTPPMSYLIRKAAGLAKGSGEPNKNKVGKLNWDQVLEIAQTKLPDLNAGSVEAAANTVAGTARSMGVTIEGGPNA; encoded by the coding sequence ATGAAGAAAGTTTTAGGGATTGTCAAGCTGCAACTTCCCGCAGGGAAGGCCACTCCGGCCCCTCCCGTGGGTCCCGCGCTCGGTCAGTACGGCGCCAACATCATGGAGTTCGCCAAGGCGTTCAACGCCCAGACCGCCGATAAGGGTGACGCGATCATCCCCGTGGAAATCACCATCTACGCGGACCGCTCGTTCACCTTCATCACCAAGACCCCTCCCATGAGCTACCTGATCCGCAAGGCCGCTGGCCTGGCGAAGGGAAGCGGCGAGCCCAACAAGAACAAAGTGGGCAAGCTGAACTGGGATCAGGTTCTGGAAATTGCCCAGACCAAGCTGCCCGACCTGAACGCCGGTTCGGTCGAAGCCGCTGCCAACACCGTGGCCGGCACTGCCCGCTCCATGGGCGTGACCATCGAAGGAGGCCCCAATGCCTAA
- the nusG gene encoding transcription termination/antitermination protein NusG, which produces MSIEWYAVHTYIGQEDRVEQNLMERARKLGMYGTKIFQVLQPSERAVELKEGGKKETVERKLFPGYVFVQMDIEDDDAPGELGESWEVVRNTNGVTGFVGTATYPVPLSPDEVQRLLVSVGVGTAPKVETPKVQIDVKPGDMVKVQSGPFADFNGVVSEVNAAQAKVKVLVSIFGRETPVELDFAQVSK; this is translated from the coding sequence ATGAGTATTGAATGGTACGCGGTCCACACCTATATCGGCCAGGAAGACCGGGTTGAGCAGAACCTGATGGAACGCGCCCGCAAACTGGGCATGTACGGCACCAAGATTTTCCAGGTCCTGCAGCCGAGCGAACGCGCCGTGGAGCTCAAAGAGGGCGGCAAGAAAGAAACCGTGGAGCGCAAGCTGTTCCCCGGTTATGTCTTCGTGCAGATGGATATCGAAGACGATGACGCCCCCGGCGAGCTGGGCGAATCCTGGGAAGTGGTCCGCAATACCAATGGCGTGACCGGCTTCGTGGGTACGGCCACCTACCCGGTTCCCCTCTCGCCCGACGAGGTGCAGCGCCTGCTGGTCTCGGTCGGTGTGGGCACCGCACCCAAGGTCGAAACGCCCAAGGTCCAGATCGACGTCAAACCCGGCGATATGGTCAAGGTGCAGAGCGGACCGTTCGCCGATTTCAATGGCGTGGTCAGCGAAGTGAACGCGGCGCAGGCCAAGGTCAAGGTGCTGGTCAGCATCTTCGGCCGCGAAACGCCAGTCGAACTGGATTTCGCACAAGTCAGCAAGTAA
- the secE gene encoding preprotein translocase subunit SecE: MNLSQYLQESREELSRVSWPTRAQVWEGTQAVLLFLVALTIIVYLMDLLFTTLIQAVLL; the protein is encoded by the coding sequence ATGAATCTGAGCCAGTATCTACAGGAATCACGCGAGGAACTCAGCCGCGTCAGCTGGCCGACCCGCGCGCAGGTATGGGAAGGAACCCAGGCGGTGCTGCTGTTTCTGGTGGCGCTGACCATTATCGTCTACCTGATGGACCTGCTCTTCACCACTTTGATTCAGGCGGTGTTGTTATGA
- the rpmG gene encoding 50S ribosomal protein L33, protein MAKDGPRMIIKMESTAGTGFYYTTTKNRRNTQEKLELRKYDPVAKKHVTFKEKKV, encoded by the coding sequence ATGGCTAAAGACGGACCCCGCATGATCATCAAGATGGAAAGCACCGCCGGCACGGGCTTTTACTACACCACCACCAAGAACCGCCGCAACACCCAGGAAAAGCTGGAGCTGCGCAAGTACGATCCTGTAGCCAAGAAGCACGTCACCTTCAAAGAGAAAAAGGTCTGA